The sequence GCTGCATCGTCGAGCGTTTTGAGTCCGCACAGCTGCAGGAAAAGATGTCTGTACTCAATGAATTGCTGGGGGTCTGAGCGCAGCCCGCGCCAGGCATCCACTCTCAGAACAGGAGCTGCTTGTGCAAGATGCACAGCGCTTCCAAGCCCTAAACGATTCCGAATTCAAGGAGACAAAACCATGCAAGCATTCTCGATGAAAGCCCTCGCTCTGGCACTGACCGCCACCGGCCTGCTGGGCGCTAGCGTCCAGCTCCAGGCCCAGGCACAAGAGAAGGTGAAGATCGGCTTCATCACCGACATGTCCAGCAACTACGCCGACGTGGACGGCAAGAACGGCGCCACCGCCATCCAGATGGCCATCGACGACTTTGGCGGCAAGGTGCTGGGCAAGCCCATTGAGTTGCTGACGCAAGACCACCAGCACAAGCCAGACATCGCCGCCACCAAGGCCCGCGAGTGGATCGACACCCAGAACCTGACCATGCTGTTTGGCGGCACCAACTCCGGCGTGGCCCTGGCCCTGGCCAAGGTGGCTGCGGAGAAGAAGCGCGTTTACTTCAACAACGGCGCTGGCGCCTCGGCCCTGACCAACGAGCAGTGCACCCCTTACACCGTGCACTACGCCTACGACACCGTGGCCCTGGCCCGTGGCACGGGTGGTGCGGTGGTGGACCAAGGCGGCAAGAGCTGGTTCTTCCTGACCGCCGACTACGCCTTCGGCCACTCGCTGGAAGCCGACACCACCAAGGTCATCGAGGCCAAGGGTGGCAAGGTGGTGGGTGCGGTCAAGCACCCGCTGAACGCTTCGGACTTCTCTTCCTTCCTGCTGCAGGCCCAGAACAGCAAGGCCCAGATCCTGGGCCTGGCCAATGCGGGCGGTGACATGATCAATGCCGTCAAGGCTGCGCGCGAGTTCGGTATCAACAAGAGCATGAAGATGGCCGGCCTGCTGGTGTTCCTCACCGACATCCACAGCCTGGGTCTGAAGAACACCGAAGGCCTGTTGCTGACCACCAGCTGGGACTGGAACCTGAACGATGAAACCCGCGCCTTCGGCAAGAAGTTCATGGCCAAGACCAAGCGCATGCCCACCGACATTCAGGCCGCCAACTACTCCGCCACCACCAACTACCTGAAGGCCGTGGAAAAGGCCGGAACCACCGACGCGGACAAGGTCATGGCCGTGCTCAAGAGCACGCCGCTGAAGGACTTCTACGGCCAGGGCGTGATCCGTCCCGACGGCCGCTACGCCCACGACATGTACCTCATGCAGGTCAAGGCACCCAAGGAATCCAAGGAAGCATGGGACTACTACAAGGTCGTCACCAAGCTGCCGGCCGACCAGGTGTGGACCACCAAGGCCGAAACCAAGTGCGCGCTCTGGAAGTAAGCCGCAGCCGCTGCGCCTGAGTACCTAAGGTGCTAGTGCGCGGCCCGGCCTCCGCCTGCAGGTGGGGGCCGGTGCCAGCAGGGCATTTCCCTTTCCCCCTTTTGTGTTTGTCCCCATGGAAATCTTCGGTGTGTCATTGCCGGGCCTGATGAGCCAGCTCTTGCTGGGGCTCGTCAACGGCTCGTTTTACGCGATTCTGAGCTTGGGCCTGGCCGTGATCTTTGGCCTGCTCAATGTGATCAACTTTGCGCATGGCGCACTGTTCATGCTCGGAGCGATGGTCACCTGGATGGCCATGAACTATTTCGAGATCAATTACTGGGTCATGCTGATCCTGGCCCCCTTCATCGTCGGGCTGTTTGGCGTGTTCATCGAGCGCTTCTTGCTGCGCTGGATCTACAAGCTCGATCACCTGTATGGCCTCTTGCTCACGCTGGGCCTGTCGCTGCTGATCGAGGGCTTGTTCCGCTCGGTCTACGGCGTTTCCGGCCTGGGCTACGACACGCCCGAGCTGCTGGAGGGCGCGACCGATCTGGGCTTCATGATCCTGCCCAACTACCGTGCCTGGGTGGTGGTGGCCTCGCTGGTGGTGTGCTTTGCCACCTGGTATGTGATTGAGAAGACCCGCATCGGCGCCTACCTGCGCGCCGGCACCGAAAACCCCCGCCTGGTGGAAGCCTTCGGCGTGAACGTGCCGGTGATGATCACCCTGACCTATGCCTTCGGCGTGGGCCTGGCCGCCTTTGCCGGCGTGCTGGCCGCACCCGTCTACCAGGTCACGCCGCTGATGGGGCAGAACCTCATCATCGTGGTGTTTGCCGTGGTGGTGATTGGCGGCATGGGCTCCATCATGGGCGCCATCCTCACCGGCCTGGGCCTGGGGATCGTCGAAGGCCTGACCAAGGTCTTCTGGCCCGAAGCTTCCTCCACCGTGGTGTTCTTCATCATGGTCATCGTTCTCCTGA comes from Comamonas sp. GB3 AK4-5 and encodes:
- a CDS encoding ABC transporter substrate-binding protein, giving the protein MKALALALTATGLLGASVQLQAQAQEKVKIGFITDMSSNYADVDGKNGATAIQMAIDDFGGKVLGKPIELLTQDHQHKPDIAATKAREWIDTQNLTMLFGGTNSGVALALAKVAAEKKRVYFNNGAGASALTNEQCTPYTVHYAYDTVALARGTGGAVVDQGGKSWFFLTADYAFGHSLEADTTKVIEAKGGKVVGAVKHPLNASDFSSFLLQAQNSKAQILGLANAGGDMINAVKAAREFGINKSMKMAGLLVFLTDIHSLGLKNTEGLLLTTSWDWNLNDETRAFGKKFMAKTKRMPTDIQAANYSATTNYLKAVEKAGTTDADKVMAVLKSTPLKDFYGQGVIRPDGRYAHDMYLMQVKAPKESKEAWDYYKVVTKLPADQVWTTKAETKCALWK
- a CDS encoding branched-chain amino acid ABC transporter permease; protein product: MEIFGVSLPGLMSQLLLGLVNGSFYAILSLGLAVIFGLLNVINFAHGALFMLGAMVTWMAMNYFEINYWVMLILAPFIVGLFGVFIERFLLRWIYKLDHLYGLLLTLGLSLLIEGLFRSVYGVSGLGYDTPELLEGATDLGFMILPNYRAWVVVASLVVCFATWYVIEKTRIGAYLRAGTENPRLVEAFGVNVPVMITLTYAFGVGLAAFAGVLAAPVYQVTPLMGQNLIIVVFAVVVIGGMGSIMGAILTGLGLGIVEGLTKVFWPEASSTVVFFIMVIVLLIRPAGLFGKEK